The Mesoplasma tabanidae sequence AAATGATGGATATCATTCTCACTGAGATACATCAGTTATTTTAGACGTATCAATTAATGTTGAATTTTTTATTGAAAAATGAATTATTAAACTTAATGTAAAGCCAGCTAAAATACCAATCATAACTGGAATAACTTTTGCTATACCTTTAGCTTTTAATGTTACTAGAACTGTTACTATAAAAGTAAATATTGCTATTAATGCCGCTATTCATTGAGCATATCCCTTTTTTCAATTTTCTGTACTTGTTATTCCCGCATTTGCAAGTGCAGATGGAGCAGCACTTAATCCAATTACCATAATTAATGGTCCTATAACTATAACAGGAAATATTTTTTCAATAATTTCTGTTCCTAAATAATAAACTAGTATTCCAAACAAAATATAAATCAGTCCTGCAACCATAACGGCTACAAATACTGAATTCCCATAAGCTTGATAATTCATACCAATTGCTGTCATATAAGCAAATGAGCTTCCTAAGTACATTGGGACTTTAGCTTTTGTTAAAGCTATATAAATTAGAGTTCCAACTCCTGAACAAAATAATGCCATTGATGAAGTCATTACTTCTTCTTTAGCTAACCCATTGATAATAATTGGAACAAGTACTGTTGAACCAAACATTGCAAATACGTGTTGTATTGAAAATATGAATCATTCTCCATAACTTTTTGGTCTTTCTCTAGGTTCTAAAGCTAAGCCAAATTCTTCTTGTTTTACTTCTTGCATTTTTCCTCTCTTTCTGTTTTTACAAAAAAAATAATCGTCTATAAAAGACGATTATTTGGTTGTTAAAAACTCATTATCGATTATTGTTGGTTTGTGATGTAATGCTTTTATTATTTTTTTCATATCTACCTCCAATAAATCTTAAAAATTATTATAGTTTATTTAAATAAAAAAATCTATATACCTGTCGAATTTAATTTAGTTTGCAACTCTTTATAGTTTGGACAGTATCTTTGAACAAAATGTCAAAACTCTTTTGAATGATTTGGATGAAGAATATGTGTAAGTTCATGAATAATTACGTAACTAATTATTTCATCGTTAAAATGAAGTAATTTAGTGTTATAAGCAATTTTTAACTCTTTTGGCAAACAATATCCCCATTTAGCTTTCATTAGCTTAACATTTACATTTCTAAATTGAACATTCATTTTTAGACTTCAATCAATTGTTCTAGAGATAAATCAATTTTTGTAATGTCTAGCTAATAGACTATATAACTTTTTAATTTGTTCTTCTTGATCAAAATAGTTTTTCATATAAATTTTATTATTTTCAATTTTAGATCTAGTCAGAGTTTTATCAATTATAACTTCTATTTCTTCATCAAATATCTTAACCCATGGTTTTAAAGTATTTAAATCATACACAGAAGCTATTATATGTTGATTTTGAACTGAGACTATTTTTGAAATATTTTTATAAAGAATTTTTTCTACTTCTCAGTCTGGCGTATTATGCGGTGCACTTATTCTAACTTCACCTTGTATAACTCTTAATATGATGTGTTTTTGTTCTTTATATGTAATAGTGTAACTTAGATTATTGCCTTGATAAGACAACGTTTTCTTCATTTTTAAACTATACATTGAATTTAAAGAAACAAACATCACCATCTTGCATTATGTAGCTCTTGCCTTCAAGGCGCATCTTACCAAATTCTTTAACTTTCTTTTCATCGCCTAATTCAATCAAATCTTGAACATTGTAAATATCAGCTTTAATAAATCCTCTTTCAAAGTCTGTATGAATAACTCCAGCACATTGAGGAGCTGTTCATCCTTTCTTGTATTGTCAACTTCTTGCTTCTTGAGGTCCTGCAGTAAAATATGTTTGTAAGTTTAAGGCTTTATAAGCAGCCTTTATAACTTGTTCTAGCCCAGAGTATTTTACACCTAAATCATTTAAAAATTCTGTCTTTTCTTCAACAGTTGCTTCACTTAAATCTTCTTCAATTTTTGCACAAATTTTAACTACTGATGAATTATTGTTTAAAGCAAATTCCTTAACTTGTTTAACATATTGATTGTCTTCTATTAATTCATCATCATTAACGTTTGCAACGTAAATAAAAGTTTTAGCAGTTAAAAACTGGAATCCTTTAAGAATTTTATCTTCTTCCTCATTTAACTCTAAAGTGTTTAAAAGTTTATTTTGATCTAAACATGCTTCTGCCTTTTTTAATACTTCCATTTCAGCACTAAAAGTTTTATCGCCACCACGAACTTTTGGTGTTATTCTTTCAATTCTTTTTTTAATAGTAGCTTCATCAGATAACATTAATTCTAAATTAATTATTTCAATATCCCTGATTGGATCAACGCTTCCCTCAACGTGAGTAATATCTTTGTTATCAAAACATCTAACAACTTCACAAATAGCGTCAGTTTCTCTAATATTTGCTAAAAAAGCATTACCCAATCCTTCGCCCTTTGAAGCTCCGGCAATTAAACCTGCAATATCAACAAATTCAATTGTCGTTGCTATTTTTTTCTTTGAATTAAAAATTTCATTTATTTTATCTAATCTTTCATCTGGCACTTCAACGACTCCAACATTTGGTTCAATTGTTGCAAATGGGTAATTTGCTGCTTCTACTTTTGAATTAGTTATAGCATTAAATAAAGTTGATTTACCAACATTTGGTAATCCTACAATTCCTACTTTTAAACTCATATTATTCTCCTTTTTTCTCATTTATTTCTTTTATCTGTTTGTCTAGAACACTTCTTCTTAATTCAATAAAAAGATCAAATTTATTTGTACTTCTAAACTTGTATAATGAACCAATACGAATAAGCTCTCATTTTGTTGTTCCACTTGGGTGCGGCTTTTTAAAAACTACAATATCGCCAATTTGCAATTTTGCATGCATTACTTTTTACCACTTTCTTTAACTATTTTTGCGTAATCTCTTGGATAAAGTTCTGGGGTTGAAATATTCTTTTGATAAAACAAGTTTACCCTTTCTCCAAATCCTGTATCAGGAAGTATTTGTTTATTAACCAATGTTATTTTTAATTTTTTTTCTATTTGTTTTGAGTTTTTAATTTCTTCTTCAGCTCTTGGTCCTTTTAATAAAATAGCTTGGCCATCAATTTTCAAAAATCTAACAACTAATTCCAAAATTACATCTAAATATGCAACAGCTCTTGAAATAGCAATGTCATAATTCTCATTCTCTTTTCTCGCTAATTCTTCTGCTCTATCATGTTTAGCCTCAATTTTTTTTAGATTTAATTTATCGATTACAATATTTAAGAAGTTTATTTTTTTATTATTTGAGTCAATTAAAGTTATATGTGTATCTGGGAAAAATATTTTTAAAACAATCCCAGGAAAACCTGGCCCTGTTCCTATATCAATAATTTTCTGATTACTTATTTGAAACTCTTTAGTAAAAAGTAAAGAGTCTAAAAAGTGTTTTTCATATACATCGTCTTCACTAATTATTCTTGTTAAGTTATACTTTGAATTTTCTTGCACAAGTATTTCATAATATTTAGCTAATTTTTCTTTTATTTCATTTGACGGAATAAAGCCTAAATTATTTTCAAAAATTTTTCAATTATCAAACATTAATCCATCCTCATTTCTTATTTAACTTAAATTATTATAGCATATAGTGTGTTTTTTTAGACCAAGCAAAATAAAAAGGAACTTAAGCTCCTTTTAAAATTAAAACAAATTTTTTCTTGCTTTCAAGAAATAGTCTAATCCACTATACATACTAAAAGCAACAGCAATATACATTGGTATTAAAACTAGCTGTTCTTGCCAGATTTTTATATCTGAAATTGTGTATGAGCTAATAAAGAACAACAATGATAATCCTATCATTTGAAATATAGTTTTTAATTTACCAAAAATTCCAGCTGATAATGTTATATTTTTTGAACTTAATATCATTCTAATGAAATCAACAAATATATCTCTTAAAATTAAAATCAAAGTTATTCACACAGGTATTATAGCAATATTTGACGCAAACAAAATTAATGTCGCATTAACCAATAATTTGTCAGCAATTGGATCAAAAAATTTACCAAAGTCTGTTACTTGATTATTTTTTCTAGCTAAATAACCATCTAAAAAATCTGTAAAACTTGCTATCATAAATACAATGCCCGCTAACAGCATAGTAATAGTTATATTAAATGATGAATTATCATTACCAACTATAAAATTTTTATCTCATTTCAAAATATTTGCCATAACTAGTATTATAACAACGGGTACAAGTAATAATCTTATAAACGTTAATATATTAGGCAGATTTAATTTTTGTTTTTGATTCATTTGCTAACTCTCTTAGTTCTTGGGCTTCTTTTGCTGCCATTCAGTTATTAACCTTCATGTCTTTATCAATTTCACCATCAAAACCATTTTCAAATGGATATTTCTTGAACATTCTTTCTTGTAATAATCATACAACAATTGTTGCACCTAAAGTTACAATAAATATTATAGTAAACATCATCCCGCCATTAGTTGTTCAATTCATATTTTTTTTATCTAATAATTGAGGCGCTAAAAATACAACTAATCCACATATTGTAAAGAATAAAAATAATATTGTTGAAATAACAGCGGCTGGTAAAAAATACTTAACCTTATTTACTTTTACTTTTTGAGTTTTTCTATTCACCATTGCTGCTATCATTAACACTGATATCACAATGAAAATCAATACAACACACACTGATGACATTATTCCTATATAAAACATTGGAGCTGTTAAATAACTTAAATCTGGTGAATTACCATTACTTGAAGCTGCTGAAGACATACCTTTTCATGTTCCATGACTAGTTAATGCACCAATTAAAATTAAAGCTATATAGAATGTCAAAGAAATTGCAACTTGGGTAAAAGCTGATTTTTTGAAACCATTGCCTCCTTTTTTCAAATAAATTAATTTCATATTGTGATCTGATAATAAATTTGATGTACCAAAGTGAGTAAACATATTAATATTTAGTAAGCAAATTAAAAACATAATTAAGTAAACAACAGTACTTGCTGCTTTTATTGAAGTGTTTGAAGGATTTTTGCTAAACCCTGAAAAAACTTGAATTAAAACCGCTTCAACACTACCATCTCCACCTAAAAATAAAGAAAACGCCATTAACACATAAAATAATGTTATAAATACTAAACCAGAAATAATTGCTATCGGAACTATTTCTTTGTTTTTAGCGCTCTTTTGAGTATTAGCAGTAAAAATATAGCCATCAAAAGAGAAAAGTATAGCTCCCATTCCTCCTAAAAAATTCATAAATAATAAATCTTTACCATTTGCCATACCCATTCCGTTTCCTTCTGGATTAGAACCTAAAATCGCAATTAAAAATCCTGCAAAAAATGCAATAATTAAAGGAATAAATTTAATAAACATTGCTAAAAATTGCATTTTTCTTGAAATGTTGGCAGCATATATATTTACAAATGCAAAAAATACATATAGTGAAACACCGACAATAATATAGACACTTAACAACGCCGCTGGGTTTGGAGTAATCCCAGTGAATGCAAAGAAATACGCAATTGTTAAACTCACAAATATTGATTGATAAGCCGGCATATAAATAGTGGTATATAAAACAGAAACAAATGAAGCAAATTTTCTATTAA is a genomic window containing:
- the rsmG gene encoding 16S rRNA (guanine(527)-N(7))-methyltransferase RsmG, with translation MFDNWKIFENNLGFIPSNEIKEKLAKYYEILVQENSKYNLTRIISEDDVYEKHFLDSLLFTKEFQISNQKIIDIGTGPGFPGIVLKIFFPDTHITLIDSNNKKINFLNIVIDKLNLKKIEAKHDRAEELARKENENYDIAISRAVAYLDVILELVVRFLKIDGQAILLKGPRAEEEIKNSKQIEKKLKITLVNKQILPDTGFGERVNLFYQKNISTPELYPRDYAKIVKESGKK
- the ychF gene encoding redox-regulated ATPase YchF encodes the protein MSLKVGIVGLPNVGKSTLFNAITNSKVEAANYPFATIEPNVGVVEVPDERLDKINEIFNSKKKIATTIEFVDIAGLIAGASKGEGLGNAFLANIRETDAICEVVRCFDNKDITHVEGSVDPIRDIEIINLELMLSDEATIKKRIERITPKVRGGDKTFSAEMEVLKKAEACLDQNKLLNTLELNEEEDKILKGFQFLTAKTFIYVANVNDDELIEDNQYVKQVKEFALNNNSSVVKICAKIEEDLSEATVEEKTEFLNDLGVKYSGLEQVIKAAYKALNLQTYFTAGPQEARSWQYKKGWTAPQCAGVIHTDFERGFIKADIYNVQDLIELGDEKKVKEFGKMRLEGKSYIMQDGDVCFFKFNV
- a CDS encoding SprT family zinc-dependent metalloprotease is translated as MKKTLSYQGNNLSYTITYKEQKHIILRVIQGEVRISAPHNTPDWEVEKILYKNISKIVSVQNQHIIASVYDLNTLKPWVKIFDEEIEVIIDKTLTRSKIENNKIYMKNYFDQEEQIKKLYSLLARHYKNWFISRTIDWSLKMNVQFRNVNVKLMKAKWGYCLPKELKIAYNTKLLHFNDEIISYVIIHELTHILHPNHSKEFWHFVQRYCPNYKELQTKLNSTGI
- the pgsA gene encoding CDP-diacylglycerol--glycerol-3-phosphate 3-phosphatidyltransferase; this encodes MNQKQKLNLPNILTFIRLLLVPVVIILVMANILKWDKNFIVGNDNSSFNITITMLLAGIVFMIASFTDFLDGYLARKNNQVTDFGKFFDPIADKLLVNATLILFASNIAIIPVWITLILILRDIFVDFIRMILSSKNITLSAGIFGKLKTIFQMIGLSLLFFISSYTISDIKIWQEQLVLIPMYIAVAFSMYSGLDYFLKARKNLF
- a CDS encoding DUF951 domain-containing protein: MHAKLQIGDIVVFKKPHPSGTTKWELIRIGSLYKFRSTNKFDLFIELRRSVLDKQIKEINEKKGE
- a CDS encoding uracil-xanthine permease family protein, which translates into the protein MQEVKQEEFGLALEPRERPKSYGEWFIFSIQHVFAMFGSTVLVPIIINGLAKEEVMTSSMALFCSGVGTLIYIALTKAKVPMYLGSSFAYMTAIGMNYQAYGNSVFVAVMVAGLIYILFGILVYYLGTEIIEKIFPVIVIGPLIMVIGLSAAPSALANAGITSTENWKKGYAQWIAALIAIFTFIVTVLVTLKAKGIAKVIPVMIGILAGFTLSLIIHFSIKNSTLIDTSKITDVSQWEWYPSFKPLWKQEAKNIFPAILAISPLAIIAMAEHIGDHIAMGYITKKDFVRDPGIHRTLIADGVSIVFDGLVGGPPNTTYGENTAVVGMTKVASVWVTGGAAVIAIILSFVAPINQIISMLPEPVMGGVGMIMFGFISINGVRIMITSKTDFMNMRNVFISSTVLVIGVVLSVLGEGIDIGSFNIPGLGLAAFTGIILNLVLPVKLNEGFWTIEWIKSKFKKRK
- a CDS encoding APC family permease; translated protein: MFKKKDKSSKVYEFWYLFLLIVGICIGSGIYVKNQELISQTKSPWIATVLWLTIGMVCVISIVVFMEIAKSTEKEGNGTVSNWCKLFINRKFASFVSVLYTTIYMPAYQSIFVSLTIAYFFAFTGITPNPAALLSVYIIVGVSLYVFFAFVNIYAANISRKMQFLAMFIKFIPLIIAFFAGFLIAILGSNPEGNGMGMANGKDLLFMNFLGGMGAILFSFDGYIFTANTQKSAKNKEIVPIAIISGLVFITLFYVLMAFSLFLGGDGSVEAVLIQVFSGFSKNPSNTSIKAASTVVYLIMFLICLLNINMFTHFGTSNLLSDHNMKLIYLKKGGNGFKKSAFTQVAISLTFYIALILIGALTSHGTWKGMSSAASSNGNSPDLSYLTAPMFYIGIMSSVCVVLIFIVISVLMIAAMVNRKTQKVKVNKVKYFLPAAVISTILFLFFTICGLVVFLAPQLLDKKNMNWTTNGGMMFTIIFIVTLGATIVVWLLQERMFKKYPFENGFDGEIDKDMKVNNWMAAKEAQELRELANESKTKIKSA